Proteins found in one Epinephelus fuscoguttatus linkage group LG4, E.fuscoguttatus.final_Chr_v1 genomic segment:
- the LOC125888030 gene encoding neuroepithelial cell-transforming gene 1 protein-like, giving the protein MEENEEVCLKTEGNKKPKLRRMSSRTSNTSIISAAEPSPQTLQRNNSKKPPLQRGSSFTFLTPGTPWDFSLKRKRKEKDDDTVSLSSFDLKEPSNKRVRPLAKVSSLVNLISPSKNVRRFGQTIQSMSLRCDSKSPGMSRRASSKAVCPTPTKRRNSTLWSETLDVHQKSAFSTKEIKRQEAIYELFRGEQDLIEDLQLARKAYHDPMLKLSIMTEEELAHIFGDLDAYIPLHEDLMIKLTEETGPDGTVAQIGQIVIDWLPGLNAYKAYCSNQLAAKALLDQKKQDKRVQDFLQRCLESPFSRKLDLWSFLDIPRSRLVKYPLLLREILRHTPPDHPDVASLERAITIIQEILSDINVRKGESECQYYIDKLEYLDEKQRDPLIDNCKTLLCHGELRNKSGSRLHVFLFSELLVLTRPVTRNDRSCFQVYRQPIPVRDLALEDLQDGEIRMGGSFRGAFTNGEKAKNVFRVSSLDPSHGQSHTLHVNDVYHKQQWLNCLRTAMAQQQGAPPRVQQGEAVRAKRRSSTISATISDEETDENCPPVSGPKLRPQTLSKTRLDQKFQCSLKRKETGV; this is encoded by the exons ATGGAAGAAAATGAAGAAGTGTGTTTAAAGACGGAGGGAAACAAAAAGCCGAAACTTCGCAGGATGTCATCGAGGACGTCCAACACCAGTATCATCAGCGCCGCGGAGCCTTCTCCacaaacactgcagagaaacaaCTCCAAGAA ACCGCCACTGCAGAGAGGCAGCTCCTTCACCTTTCTCACTCCTGGGACTCCGTGGGACTTCAGTCTA AAGAGAAAGCGTAAAGAGAAGGATGATGACACGGTCAGTCTGTCCAGCTTCGACCTCAAG GAACCCAGTAACAAGCGTGTCCGACCGCTGGCCAAAGTTTCATCCCTCGTCAACTTGATTTCTCCTTCAAAGAATGTGCGCCGCTTTGGCCAGACCATCCAG tCAATGTCATTACGTTGTGACAGCAAGTCACCAGGGATGTCCCGCAGAGCCAGCAGCAAGGCAGTATGTCCCACACCCACTAAACGCAGAAACAGCACGCTGTGGTCGGAGACGCTGGACGTCCATCAGAAGAGCGCGTTCTCGACCAAAGAGATCAAGAGACAAGAG gCAATTTATGAGCTTTTCAGGGGAGAGCAGGATCTCATAGAAGATCTACAACTTGCACGAAAG GCATACCATGATCCGATGCTAAAACTCTCCATCATGACAGAGGAGGAACTAGCTCACATATTTGGGGACCTTGACGCGTACATCCCTTTACATGAGG aCTTAATGATAAAACTGACGGAGGAAACTGGCCCTGATGGAACAGTGGCTCAGATTGGGCAGATCGTTATAGACTGG CTGCCTGGTCTGAACGCTTACAAAGCCTACTGCAGCAACCAGCTCGCAGCCAAAGCCCTGCTGGACCAGAAAAAGCAGGACAAGCGTGTCCAGGACTTCTTGCAGCGCTGCCTGGAGTCGCCCTTCAGCAGGAAGCTTGACCTCTGGAGCTTCCTGGACATCCCACGTTCACGCCTGGTGAAATACCCACTGCTGCTGCGAGAGATCCTCAGACACACTCCTCCTGATCACCCTGATGTAGCCAGTCTGGAGAGGGCT ATCACTATAATCCAGGagattctgtctgatatcaacGTGAGAAAAGGGGAGTCTGAGTGCCAGTATTATATAGACAAGCTGGAGTATCTGGATGAAAAGCAGCGTGACCCTCTCATAGATAACTGTAAAACCCTACTTTGTCACGGCGAGTTGCGGAACAAGAGCGGCTCG AGGCTGCATGTGTTCCTCTTCTCTGAGCTCCTGGTTCTGACACGGCCGGTGACCCGGAACGACAGGAGCTGCTTCCAGGTGTATCGACAGCCCATCCCAGTGCGGGACTTGGCTTTAGAGGACCTGCAGGATGGGGAGATCCGCATGGGGGGGTCCTTCAGAGGGGCTTTCACCAATGGAGAGAAAG CTAAGAATGTTTTCCGTGTGAGTTCCCTGGATCCGTCCCACGGCCAGTCCCACACACTGCATGTCAACGATGTCTACCACAAGCAGCAGTGGCTCAACTGTCTACGCACTGCGATGGCCCAACAACAGGGGGCTCCACCCAGAGTTCAGCAGGGAGAAGCTGTCAGAGCCAAGCGTCGCTCCTCCACTATCTCAGCCACCATCTCTGACGAGGAGACAGATGAGAACTGTCCGCCTGTCTCTGGCCCAAAACTCAGGCCCCAGACACTGTCCAAAACCAGACTGGACCAGAAGTTTCAATGCTCGCTAAAGAGGAAGGAGACTGGAGTGTAG